One Ignavibacterium album JCM 16511 genomic region harbors:
- a CDS encoding ABC transporter substrate-binding protein, translating into MSFFNYKYLILILLTFTVQLFAQNQDEQKFNEAVKLFRNKQYQSALNTFQSISNKENPNQTAAKFFVVKTYIELKKYTDAEKEAADFLQKFGLSKYADEVSILLVKSQLEQKKYKSAFSNTIKLIKSSSSTSYKIDAKSIAQKIAGNYLSSYDLKEFSDKENDKKIKAFLLYTLAKLYSLEGQSDKGIKILEEIVNEYPQTDEYFLARNSLSSNQNQQVKDEIIVGVILPLTDKDGKRNIAAEEMLEGIKYAFHEINFNRDNKIGLLIRDSKRNEEEIRDIVQEFDSDKRVKAVIGPVYSDESEIVVSALSQTDLVFISPTATDEDLTENNDQFYQANPPFTVRGKVFAQYIFLKEGKRSFAVLNSLDGYSPILAKSFVDEFQRLGGNILIKETYRSKSVDLSKQISNLSQHLGNLDGVYIPLSDKYDAEIILSEMLKQNFIVPVYGNQDWLNAKGLETSSTISNTLKITSDYFIDFSDFSFNEFNEKFLNTTGKDITRNVLYGYDTAKYLVSVMRSIQSRRNTIKLKIDSGIKINGFHNNISFSKKKRNLYLNILSYSDGKFQLIEKYRGTE; encoded by the coding sequence ATGAGTTTCTTTAATTACAAATATTTAATTCTGATTCTGCTTACCTTTACTGTGCAATTGTTTGCTCAGAATCAGGATGAACAAAAATTCAACGAAGCTGTTAAGCTATTTAGAAATAAACAATATCAATCTGCATTAAATACATTTCAATCTATATCAAATAAAGAAAATCCAAATCAGACAGCAGCAAAGTTCTTTGTAGTTAAGACTTATATTGAGCTGAAAAAATATACTGATGCAGAAAAGGAAGCTGCTGATTTCCTTCAGAAATTTGGCTTAAGCAAATATGCAGACGAAGTTTCGATTCTGCTTGTAAAAAGTCAGCTTGAGCAGAAGAAATACAAGTCGGCTTTTAGTAATACAATCAAATTAATTAAATCCTCAAGCTCCACTTCTTATAAAATAGATGCGAAATCAATTGCTCAGAAAATTGCCGGGAATTATTTATCGAGTTATGATCTGAAAGAATTTTCAGATAAGGAAAATGATAAAAAGATAAAAGCATTTTTACTTTACACACTTGCTAAATTATATTCTTTGGAAGGTCAGTCGGATAAAGGAATAAAAATATTAGAAGAGATTGTTAACGAATATCCTCAAACAGATGAATATTTTCTTGCCAGGAATTCATTAAGTTCAAATCAAAATCAACAAGTAAAGGATGAAATAATTGTTGGTGTAATTCTTCCGCTTACAGATAAAGATGGCAAACGAAATATTGCTGCAGAGGAAATGCTTGAGGGAATAAAATACGCTTTCCACGAAATTAATTTCAATCGGGATAATAAAATTGGTTTACTTATCAGAGACTCTAAAAGAAATGAGGAAGAAATCAGGGATATTGTTCAGGAGTTTGATTCAGATAAACGAGTTAAAGCAGTTATCGGACCAGTATACAGCGATGAATCGGAAATAGTTGTTTCTGCATTGAGTCAAACTGATCTTGTGTTCATTTCACCAACTGCTACTGATGAAGATTTAACAGAAAATAATGATCAATTTTATCAGGCAAATCCTCCTTTCACGGTTCGGGGAAAAGTTTTTGCTCAATATATCTTTTTAAAAGAAGGTAAAAGAAGTTTTGCTGTTCTTAATTCGCTCGACGGATATTCTCCGATACTTGCAAAATCATTTGTAGACGAGTTCCAAAGATTAGGTGGAAATATTTTAATAAAAGAAACTTATCGTTCGAAATCCGTTGACTTATCAAAACAAATTTCTAATTTATCGCAGCATCTTGGAAATTTGGATGGAGTTTACATTCCTCTATCGGATAAATACGATGCAGAAATAATTTTATCAGAAATGCTGAAACAAAATTTTATTGTTCCTGTTTATGGAAATCAGGATTGGTTGAATGCAAAAGGATTAGAGACTTCGAGCACAATCAGTAATACTTTAAAGATCACTTCAGATTATTTCATTGATTTCAGCGATTTTTCATTTAATGAATTCAATGAAAAATTTCTTAATACAACAGGAAAAGATATTACACGCAATGTATTATATGGTTATGATACGGCAAAATATCTGGTTTCAGTTATGCGTTCAATTCAATCTAGGAGAAATACAATCAAATTAAAAATTGATTCCGGAATAAAAATTAACGGATTTCATAATAACATTTCATTCAGTAAAAAGAAAAGAAACCTTTATCTTAATATTCTCAGTTATTCGGATGGTAAATTTCAACTTATCGAAAAATATC
- a CDS encoding tetratricopeptide repeat protein — MDAQEKEKLKQMADNFVLTGKYLHAAQIYHRLLDETGKMDYIFRLAETYLQMGFIDASDKYYISVLDEFPNNDEMRIEVSSLLIKSKNWEKIIEILSMVDSNKKSVVDFILGFAYLKTEDYKFAKHYLEKFIKSEDNPELKIEAVYYLGIANYHENNFEEAIKGFKESEFHQNSNADFYFYLASSYRKLGMFTHASLYITKALRINNKSAKILLEAAKIYNKSEQFKKAHKYLKVYGDLGKEVSNDFLLTLAETFLGLNRIKDAKALIALIDDEESENPEVIAIKSRISTLSETK, encoded by the coding sequence ATGGATGCTCAGGAGAAAGAAAAATTAAAACAGATGGCTGATAATTTTGTTCTGACAGGAAAATATCTGCACGCTGCTCAGATTTATCATCGTTTGCTTGATGAAACAGGAAAAATGGATTATATATTTCGTCTTGCAGAAACATATCTTCAAATGGGCTTCATAGACGCTTCAGACAAATACTATATTTCAGTCCTTGATGAATTTCCCAATAATGATGAAATGCGAATAGAAGTTTCCTCTCTTCTCATTAAAAGCAAAAATTGGGAAAAAATCATAGAGATTCTGTCAATGGTTGATTCTAATAAGAAATCAGTAGTTGATTTTATTCTGGGGTTCGCTTATCTGAAAACAGAGGATTACAAATTTGCAAAACACTATCTCGAAAAATTTATAAAGTCGGAAGATAATCCTGAATTAAAAATAGAAGCTGTTTATTATCTTGGCATCGCTAATTATCACGAAAACAATTTCGAAGAAGCAATTAAAGGATTTAAAGAATCTGAATTTCATCAGAACAGCAATGCTGATTTTTATTTTTATCTGGCATCTTCATACCGAAAGCTTGGAATGTTCACACACGCTTCACTATACATTACAAAGGCGCTTCGAATTAATAATAAAAGCGCAAAAATACTTTTAGAAGCAGCAAAGATTTACAATAAGTCAGAGCAGTTTAAGAAAGCACACAAATATCTGAAAGTTTATGGTGATCTGGGTAAAGAAGTTTCGAATGATTTTCTGTTAACATTAGCTGAAACTTTTTTAGGATTAAATCGAATTAAAGATGCAAAAGCTTTAATTGCTTTGATTGATGATGAAGAATCAGAAAATCCGGAAGTGATTGCTATTAAATCCAGAATTTCAACATTGTCAGAAACGAAATGA